Proteins co-encoded in one Papaver somniferum cultivar HN1 chromosome 5, ASM357369v1, whole genome shotgun sequence genomic window:
- the LOC113278723 gene encoding aspartic proteinase CDR1-like — MGTSENALIVLTIFYVSLLRSTVIAINPTGLTMKIFHRDSKNSPLYPGDHLTQEERFHRLIQQSKARAHYLGSKKMLNKTNTINPDVARLPLAYEVGSFYVALVGIGTFDGLPQPFKNYYLVVDSGSDLIWTQCQGAVSYFHQEDPLYPDLLSTSFQPLLCRDRHPFCDPRKCVEGICAYEEEYLSGSVTSGLLAKEIFTVNSDNDGLQPFEIIMGCGTKQEKFGPFIGQGFRSQKPDVIAGILGMGSGPRSFINQLGPAAEGKFEYCLPAYTAGVASSTYLRFGLDVRLGVGEGQQQVYSSTPLFLQPDDPGVYFLHLEGISIGRNRLPFQRPDFEYKADTDRGGCVIDSGSPMTLMHRPIFDRVAESVEAYFRDLDIHRVARRRGYFDLCFSPKPTNVTYYPSMTFHFQDADFVMDKSDTVFSIGDIDFCLGILKLDSDYDVLFGAMQQARKRILHDVMGGTLSFAAEECQLAS, encoded by the coding sequence ATGGGTACATCAGAAAATGCCCTAATTGTTCTAACAATTTTTTATGTCTCTTTACTGCGAAGCACAGTGATCGCAATTAATCCAACTGGGTTAACTATGAAGATTTTCCATAGAGACTCCAAGAACTCACCTCTATACCCAGGAGATCAtttaacacaagaagaaagattcCATAGACTCATCCAACAATCGAAAGCCCGAGCACATTATCTTGGATCAAAAAAGATGTTGAATAAAACAAACACGATAAATCCGGATGTTGCACGTCTACCACTGGCTTACGAAGTGGGATCATTCTATGTCGCATTGGTAGGAATAGGTACTTTTGATGGCTTACCACAACctttcaaaaattattatttagTGGTTGATTCTGGCAGCGATCTTATATGGACTCAATGCCAAGGTGCTGTTTCTTATTTTCATCAAGAGGATCCCTTGTATCCCGATTTATTATCAACTTCATTCCAGCCTCTTCTTTGTCGCGATCGCCACCCTTTTTGCGACCCAAGAAAATGTGTTGAAGGCATATGTGCTTATGAAGAAGAATACTTAAGCGGTTCAGTTACATCAGGTCTTTTGGCCAAAGAAATATTTACTGTAAATTCAGACAACGATGGccttcaaccttttgaaattaTCATGGGTTGTGGCACTAAACAAGAGAAATTTGGACCGTTCATTGGTCAAGGTTTCAGAAGCCAGAAACCTGATGTTATTGCAGGAATACTGGGTATGGGTAGTGGACCCAGATCTTTTATCAATCAATTAGGTCCTGCGGCAGAAGGTAAATTTGAATACTGCCTGCCGGCATATACTGCTGGTGTGGCTTCAAGCACCTACTTAAGGTTTGGTTTAGACGTGAGACTTGGAGTGGGTGAAGGTCAACAACAAGTATATTCATCGACTCCCTTATTTTTACAACCGGATGACCCAGGTGTGTATTTCTTGCATCTAGAAGGTATCAGTATAGGTCGTAACAGACTCCCATTTCAAAGACCTGATTTCGAGTATAAAGCGGATACAGATAGAGGCGGTTGTGTCATAGATTCAGGGAGTCCAATGACCTTAATGCACAGGCCTATATTTGATAGAGTTGCAGAAAGTGTAGAGGCGTATTTTCGAGATTTGGATATTCATCGTGTTGCAAGACGTCGTGGTTATTTTGATCTTTGTTTTTCTCCAAAACCCACGAATGTTACATATTATCCATCGATGACATTTCACTTTCAAGATGCGGACTTTGTGATGGACAAATCGGATACTGTTTTTTCTATCGGTGATATTGACTTTTGTTTAGGAATTTTAAAGTTGGACAGTGATTATGATGTCCTGTTTGGAGCAATGCAACAAGCTCGCAAAAGGATTTTACATGATGTTATGGGAGGGACACTCTCATTTGCTGCAGAGGAATGCCAATTGGCTTCGTAA